Proteins from a single region of Aureibacter tunicatorum:
- a CDS encoding glutamine synthetase III — MANLRTKALEQVEKRKVAEVNTPSEDISKFFGVDSFGLDQMRETLAPATYKEAEDAILNGKKISPELSSAIAAAVKTWAISKGAKHYTHWFQPLTGDTAEKHDTFFDAMKGIEIFKGSALIRQEPDASSFPNGGIRSTFEARGYTAWDPSSPMFVWGETLCIPTIFVSYTGESLDNKAPLLKSVDTIDRAATRVCKFFDRNVSKITPSLGCEQEYFVVDKAFYNARPDLVLAGRTVFGHNPAKGQQLDDHYFGSIPNRVLNYMKDFEAEALKKGIPVSTRHNEVAPSQFEVAPLFEEINKATDHNQLLIDIMNKVAERHDLKVLFHEKPFAGLNGSGKHNNWSLITNTGVNLFQPSSSAKENLQFLTFFVNTLMAVYEHGDLLRASIASAGNDHRLGANEAPPAIISAFIGSQLSAVLDELENNGNIKVEKGDNMYMKLGIDKIPEILLDNTDRNRTSPFAFTGNKFEFRAPGSDINCAAPMTVLNVIVADRLNTFADEVDALVEKGEDRRIAIVNILRDYIKASKAIRFEGDGYSKAWEEEAEGRGLPNVKNTPEALDAYLTEKSIQVFSHDNVLTEKELEARREILLENYIRKIQIESRVMGDLASNHVIPTAVKYQNILINNAKGLKELGVDNSAVLSTIEKISMHLAVLRNGIKDMTNERKRVNDIEDVRDQAIAYCHDIKDKYFDEIRRAVDKLELYVDDEDWPLVKYREMLFLR, encoded by the coding sequence ATGGCTAATTTAAGAACAAAAGCATTAGAGCAAGTAGAAAAAAGAAAAGTTGCTGAAGTGAACACTCCTAGCGAGGACATTTCAAAATTTTTCGGAGTAGATTCATTTGGATTGGATCAGATGAGAGAGACTTTGGCGCCTGCAACTTACAAGGAAGCTGAAGATGCTATTTTAAATGGTAAAAAAATAAGTCCTGAATTATCTTCTGCGATCGCGGCAGCAGTGAAAACTTGGGCGATCAGCAAAGGAGCAAAGCATTACACTCACTGGTTTCAGCCTTTAACAGGAGATACTGCTGAAAAGCACGATACGTTCTTTGATGCCATGAAAGGAATCGAAATATTCAAAGGCAGCGCTTTGATCAGACAAGAGCCTGATGCATCTTCTTTCCCGAATGGAGGAATCAGAAGTACATTTGAGGCGAGGGGATATACAGCTTGGGATCCAAGTTCTCCAATGTTTGTATGGGGTGAAACACTTTGTATACCTACTATTTTCGTTTCTTATACTGGAGAGTCATTGGATAACAAAGCTCCATTGTTGAAGTCTGTTGATACAATTGACAGAGCGGCTACAAGAGTTTGTAAATTCTTTGACAGAAATGTTAGCAAAATTACTCCTTCATTAGGTTGCGAGCAAGAGTATTTTGTTGTAGATAAAGCATTTTATAATGCGAGACCGGACTTAGTATTGGCAGGCAGAACAGTGTTTGGACACAATCCTGCTAAAGGACAACAGCTGGATGACCATTATTTCGGTTCTATCCCTAATAGAGTCTTGAATTATATGAAAGATTTCGAAGCTGAAGCTTTGAAAAAAGGAATTCCGGTAAGTACTAGACATAATGAGGTTGCTCCAAGTCAGTTTGAGGTAGCGCCACTTTTTGAAGAAATCAATAAAGCTACGGATCATAATCAATTGTTGATTGATATTATGAACAAGGTGGCTGAAAGACATGATTTAAAAGTTCTTTTCCATGAAAAACCATTTGCTGGTCTTAATGGTAGTGGAAAACACAATAACTGGTCATTGATCACAAATACAGGTGTAAACTTGTTCCAACCAAGCAGCAGCGCGAAAGAAAATCTTCAATTCTTGACATTCTTTGTTAACACGCTTATGGCAGTGTACGAGCATGGTGATTTGTTAAGAGCAAGTATCGCATCAGCGGGTAATGACCATAGACTTGGCGCTAATGAAGCTCCACCAGCGATTATTTCTGCCTTTATTGGTTCGCAGTTATCAGCTGTACTTGACGAATTGGAGAATAACGGAAATATTAAAGTAGAAAAAGGCGACAATATGTATATGAAACTCGGAATTGACAAAATTCCAGAGATTCTACTTGATAATACTGATAGAAACAGAACTTCGCCATTTGCTTTTACGGGTAATAAATTTGAATTTAGAGCTCCTGGTTCAGATATCAACTGCGCGGCGCCGATGACAGTTCTTAACGTTATCGTTGCGGATAGATTGAATACATTCGCGGACGAGGTGGATGCATTGGTTGAAAAAGGTGAGGATAGAAGAATTGCTATCGTAAACATTTTAAGAGACTATATCAAAGCTTCCAAAGCTATTCGTTTTGAAGGTGATGGTTATTCTAAAGCGTGGGAAGAAGAAGCTGAAGGCAGAGGCCTTCCAAATGTGAAAAATACGCCTGAAGCGCTAGATGCATATTTAACAGAAAAGTCAATTCAAGTTTTCTCGCATGACAATGTGCTCACAGAGAAAGAGCTTGAGGCTAGGAGAGAGATCTTGTTGGAGAATTATATCAGAAAGATTCAAATAGAGTCTAGAGTGATGGGCGACTTGGCTTCGAATCACGTAATTCCTACAGCTGTTAAGTATCAAAACATATTGATAAATAATGCTAAAGGTTTGAAAGAGCTTGGTGTAGACAATTCAGCTGTTCTTTCGACTATAGAAAAGATTTCGATGCACTTGGCTGTTTTGAGAAATGGTATCAAGGACATGACTAATGAGAGAAAGCGTGTTAATGATATCGAAGATGTAAGAGATCAAGCAATTGCGTATTGCCATGATATCAAAGACAAGTATTTTGATGAAATCAGAAGAGCTGTTGACAAATTAGAATTGTACGTTGACGATGAGGATTGGCCATTGGTTAAATATAGAGAAATGTTGTTTTTGAGATAA